From Hyalangium minutum:
GAGCCGCGCCAACCAGCAGCCCGCCGTGAACAACAACGACACCTGTATCGGCCCGGACATCTTCCGCTTCGGCGCCAGCTTCCCCGCCTTCTTCGTGGTGCAGGCGCTGCCCTCCGCCAACTGGGGCCCTGAGGCTCACGCCGACATGAGCGGCAAGACCGACGCCGGCATCTACGGCGACGACGCCACCTGGGGCTTCCTGGCCTACGGCGCGGGCGACGTGGACAACGCTCAGACCCCGGACAAGGCTGACACCTGGTCCATCGGCTCCTACGACGCGGTGCTCGCCTCCGAGTGCCCGGCCGCTACCAACATCAACGTCGCCGCTGGCGAGCCGTTCAACGTCTACAACGACGTGAACTGCGACTGATT
This genomic window contains:
- a CDS encoding pilin codes for the protein MRFQARARQSEVHGNLKSLFTGLRTQQRKPPLTIRATGFAPERGNRYSYHLENSCSSTESRANQQPAVNNNDTCIGPDIFRFGASFPAFFVVQALPSANWGPEAHADMSGKTDAGIYGDDATWGFLAYGAGDVDNAQTPDKADTWSIGSYDAVLASECPAATNINVAAGEPFNVYNDVNCD